A DNA window from Zingiber officinale cultivar Zhangliang chromosome 3A, Zo_v1.1, whole genome shotgun sequence contains the following coding sequences:
- the LOC122052498 gene encoding homeobox-leucine zipper protein ROC7-like — translation MDMTEEQEQQLQQNVILNESTMMDQLFDSILDGTDRFPNTLRTDVIMITSDIAEDSQNLGKRKINHRHTTEQIQRLEEFFQEFPHPDDKQRKELGQELCLDPMQVKFWFQNKRTQIRNQLEREENQRLKEENELLLSDNLKLKEALNSACCPNCGGLPSLGEISIDEQQLLAENSRLRDQIERVTAMVAKRTGAQLIPFQSAGVGAQPRSDSGSGSGSSKKNRPEFGKSAAIALAELAMEELLTLAKLGEPMWVVGRDGLTEALNQAEYARAFKNGLGPKNVNLSTEATRATAIVAVPAETLVDMFMDVDKWIALFSSIVTGAAIVEVFSDGAAGSYDGTLQLITAELQVPTPLVPVREGLFLRHCKQHEGGVWAVVDVSFEVRQNPMAKFRRRPSGFIIHQMPNDCSKVIWVEHVEVDGGEVHDMYKGVVKSGLAFGAKRWLARMERQCEKLASLSNSTAYIGNAEGTKNILKLSERMVMSFCSGVSGSLIHQWTEVTGAATNEVMIRSRKNNGDPGRPAGTVLGASTSIWLPITPKRVFDFLSNLATRNQWDILLHGAMVYEAATVLNSQEEGNCVSLLAVGLPGQGNTTMILQEICSDSTCTYMIYAPVDTAIINAVLSGGDPNFVALLPSGFVIFPDENSSMQNDEAKREGCLLTVAFQIFIDSAPDSRIPAGTIDIVNSLLSCTCSRIRAIISSNNLQ, via the exons ATGGACATGACTGAGGAGCAAGAGCAGCAGCTCCAACAGAATGTTATACTAAATGAGTCGACAATGATGGATCAATTATTCGATAGCATTCTGGATGGTACCGATCGCTTCCCTAACACCCTAAGAACTGATGTGATCATGATCACATCCGACATTGCGGAAGATTCTCAGAATCTTGGGAAGAGAAAGATCAATCATAGACATACGACGGAACAAATCCAACGGCTCGAGGA GTTTTTTCAAGAATTTCCTCATCCGGATGATAAACAAAGGAAGGAGTTGGGGCAAGAACTCTGTCTAGACCCAATGCAAGTGAAATTTTGGTTCCAAAACAAGAGAACACAAATAAGG AATCAACTTGAGCGAGAGGAAAATCAAAGGCTGAAAGAAGAGAATGAGCTTCTTCTATCCGACAACTTGAAGTTGAAGGAAGCACTCAACAGTGCTTGTTGTCCCAACTGTGGTGGCCTGCCCTCACTCGGTGAGATCTCTATCGACGAGCAACAACTACTAGCCGAAAACAGTCGTTTACGAGATCAG ATCGAAAGAGTCACCGCAATGGTAGCAAAGCGCACAGGCGCACAGCTGATACCGTTCCAATCAGCTGGAGTTGGAGCTCAACCAAGATCGgattcgggttcgggttcgggttcgagCAAAAAGAATAGACCTGAGTTTGGGAAGTCGGCAGCTATTGCTTTGGCTGAGCTTGCCATGGAGGAGCTTCTGACACTGGCTAAGCTGGGCGAGCCGATGTGGGTCGTCGGCCGCGACGGGCTCACTGAAGCCTTAAACCAGGCCGAGTATGCCCGAGCTTTCAAAAATGGGCTCGGACCTAAGAATGTGAACTTGAGTACCGAGGCCACCCGGGCCACTGCCATTGTGGCCGTGCCTGCAGAGACGCTGGTGGACATGTTCATGGACGTG GATAAGTGGATTGCGTTGTTCTCCAGCATTGTCACAGGAGCAGCCATTGTGGAGGTGTTTTCCGATGGAGCAGCGGGAAGCTACGACGGCACTCTGCAATTG ATAACGGCTGAGTTACAGGTCCCAACGCCTCTCGTTCCTGTTAGGGAGGGCTTGTTCTTGAGGCACTGCAAGCAGCATGAGGGAGGAGTGTGGGCTGTGGTTGATGTTTCCTTCGAAGTGCGCCAAAATCCCATGGCTAAGTTCCGGAGGAGGCCCTCCGGATTCATCATTCATCAAATGCCTAATGATTGCTCAAAG GTCATATGGGTGGAGCATGTTGAAGTGGATGGCGGAGAGGTTCATGACATGTACAAGGGAGTCGTCAAATCTGGTCTTGCATTTGGAGCAAAAAGATGGTTAGCGAGAATGGAAAGGCAATGCGAGAAATTAGCCAGTCTCAGCAATTCCACTGCTTACATAG GGAACGCTGAGGGAACCAAGAACATACTAAAGCTATCGGAAAGGATGGTGATGAGCTTTTGCAGTGGTGTAAGTGGCTCTCTGATTCACCAGTGGACTGAAGTAACTGGTGCTGCTACAAATGAGGTGATGATCAGGAGCAGGAAGAACAATGGAGACCCAGGGAGACCTGCCGGCACTGTACTTGGTGCTAGCACTTCAATCTGGTTGCCAATCACTCCCAAGAGAGTCTTCGATTTCCTGAGCAATTTGGCGACGCGCAACCAG TGGGACATTTTGCTGCATGGAGCCATGGTTTATGAAGCAGCTACCGTTTTAAACAGCCAAGAAGAAGGCAACTGTGTCTCCCTACTTGCAGTTGGA CTTCCTGGCCAGGGAAACACGACGATGATACTACAAGAGATCTGCAGTGACTCGACTTGCACATACATGATTTATGCTCCTGTCGATACTGCCATAATCAATGCAGTGCTTAGTGGTGGAGACCCCAACTTTGTCGCACTGCTGCCTTCAGGCTTCGTCATATTCCCTGATGAAAATTCTTCCATGCAAAATGATGAGGCTAAACGCGAGGGGTGTCTTCTTACTGTGGCATTTCAGATCTTTATCGACTCAGCTCCTGATTCTAGAATTCCTGCTGGAACTATAGACATAGTGAACAGCCTTTTGTCTTGCACCTGTAGCAGAATAAGAGCCATTATCTCATCCAATAATCTTCAGTAA